The proteins below come from a single Miscanthus floridulus cultivar M001 chromosome 1, ASM1932011v1, whole genome shotgun sequence genomic window:
- the LOC136459010 gene encoding uncharacterized protein, with product MASAREMLWSGALRRHQQQAASTDDSWERRCGRAACTRCDLAAAEAPARGHEGATGKPSPTASSQSGSWRWTGAAVAEEQAKATALQGLSGAASSGTAWGIGGSGAVHGGGTARDLGGHDSPQRAPRGGRRGNNGLRANRRSRGGLERAAPAEAARARDNGGSRAHEGKGKGDGRWRCSHSRLAAKANGSGHGVLRNSGVMLRSRVGKGGTARRWGALAAIRWCGAMWGGLRSGSAMEPWDQRGRGAHTKSNSEKEGGKERQARHDLTWPEKTLRD from the coding sequence ATGGCCTCGGCTAGGGAGATGCTATGGAGCGGAGCCCTGCGGCGGCATCAGCAGCAGGCGGCCAGCACGGACGATAGCTGGGAGCGCCGGTGTGGAAGAGCAGCGTGCACAAGGTGCGACTTGGCGGCAGCGGAGGCGCCGGCACGCGGGCACGAGGGAGCCACGGGGAAACCGTCACCGACGGCGTCTAGCCAGAGCGGGTCGTGGAGGTGGACAGGTGCAGCGGTGGCCGAGGAGCAGGCCAAGGCGACAGCGCTCCAGGGGCTCAGTGGCGCGGCTAGCTCCGGGACGGCGTGGGGCATCGGCGGCTCCGGTGCTGTACATGGCGGGGGCACGGCGCGGGACCTGGGTGGGCACGACAGCCCACAACGCGCGCcacggggaggaagaagagggaacAACGGCCTGCGGGCGAACAGGAGGAGCCGCGGTGGGCTCGAGCGCGCTGCGCCTGCAGAGGCAGCGAGGGCGCGGGACAATGGAGGTTCGCGCGCTCATGAGGGGAAAGGGAAAGGCGATGGGCGGTGGCGGTGCTCGCACTCGAGGCTCGCGGCCAAGGCGAACGGGAGCGGCCATGGCGTGCTGCGGAACAGCGGCGTGATGCTGCGGTCCAGAGTGGGGAAGGGAGGGACAGCACGGCGATGGGGCGCGCTGGCGGCAATACGGTGGTGTGGGGCAATGTGGGGGGGTCTCAGAAGTGGCAGCGCCATGGAGCCGTGGGACCAGCGCGGCCGAGGGGCGCACACGAAAAGCAACAGCGAAAAAGAGGGAGGGAAGGAGAGACAGGCCCGGCACGACTTGACTTGGCCCGAAAAAACACTTAGAGACTGA